Sequence from the Pseudophaeobacter arcticus DSM 23566 genome:
TTGCACAGTGACGCAGCCAGAAACTGGCAGGCATCCGGTTCAACAAGGGTGCGCTGGGCTGGTGCTTGCTGAGGTCAATAGACCGCAGGGCAAGGGCCTCGGCACGGAAGACCCCATTCACCGCAGCAGAGTAGGCGGTGGCGCTGTGGTTTGCCGCCTGTTCCCCTGGGGCGCGGTGGTGTTCCTGGCCCTTGCGCAGAGCCTGCCCTGGATATCCCGGACGCCCTGGCTGCTCTAGCGTCCTGGATCCCATAGGGAGCAGGGGGCTGGGCTGCGGCCCCGGTGGTGGTACCTGCCGCTTTACAGAGCCTGCCCCAAGCGATCCGGTGACGGGGTTTGGGAAGGTGGGCAACAGGTCCCGGCGGCTGCGATGTTGGGCCTGCTGATAGATCTGCCGCGCGCTGACAGGCTCAGTCTCCCTTTTGGGATCAAGAGCAGAGGAGCCTGCCCCTGACTGTGGCCCCCAGACAGGACGGCGAAGGCGCCTAAAACCGCGAGACTGCAAACCGCGCATATGATCACTCAAAACAAAAAACCCCAGATGCATTATGCACCTGAGGCTGCAGAGGGTCGCTTAATAGCGTGTTAACCACAATGTCCGCGTGACGGTTTTAACCGACAATTGATCGCTGCTTTACGAAGCTTTTCGCGTGGCCATGGCCTCGGCAAAACGTTCGAACAGATAGAAGCTATCCTGCGGGCCGGGGCTTGCTTCGGGGTGATGCTGCACGGAATAGACCGGGCGGCCCACCATGCGGATGCCGCAGTTGGATCCGTCAAACAGCGAGATATGGGTCTCTTCGACACCCTCGGGCAGGCTTTGGGCATCAACAGCAAACCCGTGGTTCATCGAGGTGATCTCAACCTTGCCGGTGGATTTCTCTTTCACCGGGTGGTTGGCACCGTGGTGACCGTGGTTCATCTTGACGGTTTTGCCGCCAAGCGCCAGCGCCAGCATCTGGTGGCCAAGGCAGATGCCAAAGACCGGCAGGTCTGTATCCGCCAGAATGCTTTTGATCATCGGCACGGCATATTCACCAGTGGCGGCAGGGTCACCGGGTCCATTGGACAAAAACACACCGTCGGGACTATGGGCCAGAACCTCTTCGGCGGTTGCGGTTGCTGGCAGAACGGTAACATCGCAGCCAGCCGAGGCCAGGCAGCGCAGAATGTTGCGTTTGGCACCATAGTCGATGGCGACCACCTTATGCACCGGGTTTTCCTGACGGGAAAAACCCTCGGGCCAGGCCCAACGCATCTCGTCCCAGCGGTAGCTTTGAGCGCAGGTGACCTCTTTGGCCAGGTCCATACCTTCGAGCCCGGCCCAGGCGCGGGCTTCGGCAACCAGCGCCTCGATGTCAAAATTGCCCTCGGGATCATGCGCCAGCGCCACATGGGGCGCCCCCAGCTGCCGGATGGCGCGGGTCAGGCGGCGGGTATCAATGCCGCCAATGGCGATACGGCCGGTCCGGGTGAGCCAGCTTGTCAACTCTTCGGTGGAGCGCCAGTTGGAGGCCAGCGTCGGATCCCACTTTACCACCATGCCGGCAGCAACCGGATCTGCGGTTTCGTCATCCTCGGGAGTGACGCCGGTATTGCCGATATGGGGGAAGGTGAAGGTCACGATTTGCCCGGCATAGGACGGGTCTGTCATGATCTCCTGGTAGCCGGTCATCGCGGTGTTGAAACACAGCTCGGCGACGCAGCGACCGGTGGCGCCAAACCCGGCTCCATAAAAGACGGTGCCATCGGCTAGCGCCAGACATGCGGTTGGCTTGGACGGTGCAGTATCGGCCATGACAGAGACTCTCCTGAGGGTGAAATTCATCGGCTTTTAGGGCCGGGCGGGCATGGGGTCAAGCCTAGCAGACAGAGCGGGGGTACAAGAAACACGCGGCAATTGCCCATGGGGGAGCCGTTCGCTGCCCTCGCGTCGCCTGAAACGGCCAGACGCTTGAACTGAGCGGGCCGATTGGATAGAGGTGCCAATTCCGGTTTCCTCTGG
This genomic interval carries:
- the carA gene encoding glutamine-hydrolyzing carbamoyl-phosphate synthase small subunit, translating into MADTAPSKPTACLALADGTVFYGAGFGATGRCVAELCFNTAMTGYQEIMTDPSYAGQIVTFTFPHIGNTGVTPEDDETADPVAAGMVVKWDPTLASNWRSTEELTSWLTRTGRIAIGGIDTRRLTRAIRQLGAPHVALAHDPEGNFDIEALVAEARAWAGLEGMDLAKEVTCAQSYRWDEMRWAWPEGFSRQENPVHKVVAIDYGAKRNILRCLASAGCDVTVLPATATAEEVLAHSPDGVFLSNGPGDPAATGEYAVPMIKSILADTDLPVFGICLGHQMLALALGGKTVKMNHGHHGANHPVKEKSTGKVEITSMNHGFAVDAQSLPEGVEETHISLFDGSNCGIRMVGRPVYSVQHHPEASPGPQDSFYLFERFAEAMATRKAS